The Nitrospirales bacterium genome includes a window with the following:
- the dnaN gene encoding DNA polymerase III subunit beta has protein sequence MKVTIQRQGLLTALQRVQGVVEKRNTMPILANILLEAKEDGLDILATDLELAMRGLYNAKVDQPGAVTFSARKLFEILKEIREPEIQITVSDNSWVTIKAGRSEFRVVGLPSQDFPSLPAIERDGLIPLPSSGLLELIRHTIFAVGDNDTRYVLNGVLVSITSGPAQKATIRLVGTDGHRLALAEEEVSIEPGSLPDNETKVIIPKKAAVEIRRLLEEDDNEPLVGFTKNMVIFRKSGLVLTSRVMEGAYPNYQQVVPKEGSKKIKVSKDDFEGAIRRVSLLSKDKSYAIKLAFTKDRIHLSSSNPDLGEANEEIAAQHTGDDFSTGFNARYLLDVLSAIDGEFLTLQMETPLSPCLIQEHENPKFKAVVMPVKV, from the coding sequence ATGAAGGTCACGATCCAACGGCAAGGACTGCTCACGGCCCTTCAGCGTGTTCAGGGAGTCGTCGAAAAAAGAAACACGATGCCCATCTTGGCGAATATTCTTCTAGAAGCCAAAGAAGATGGACTAGACATTCTCGCAACCGACTTAGAGTTGGCCATGCGTGGACTCTACAATGCGAAGGTGGACCAACCTGGAGCCGTTACCTTTTCGGCTCGGAAGCTGTTTGAAATATTGAAGGAGATCCGCGAACCAGAAATTCAGATTACCGTATCGGACAATTCCTGGGTGACCATCAAGGCTGGTCGGAGCGAATTTCGTGTTGTTGGTCTTCCAAGCCAGGATTTCCCCAGTCTCCCTGCCATCGAAAGGGACGGTCTTATTCCTCTTCCTTCATCCGGGCTCTTAGAATTAATCCGACATACCATTTTCGCGGTTGGTGACAACGACACTCGCTACGTCCTCAATGGAGTCTTAGTCTCCATTACCAGTGGCCCGGCCCAAAAAGCCACGATTCGACTCGTCGGTACCGATGGGCATCGACTGGCCTTGGCGGAAGAGGAAGTCTCGATCGAGCCAGGATCCCTTCCAGACAATGAGACGAAAGTGATCATTCCCAAGAAGGCTGCAGTCGAAATCCGACGACTGTTAGAAGAGGATGACAACGAACCACTGGTGGGATTTACGAAGAATATGGTCATCTTCCGGAAAAGCGGACTTGTCCTGACATCGCGTGTCATGGAAGGCGCCTATCCTAATTACCAGCAGGTCGTTCCGAAAGAAGGATCCAAGAAGATTAAAGTCTCAAAGGACGATTTTGAAGGGGCCATTCGACGCGTGTCGTTGCTCTCCAAAGATAAGTCCTACGCTATTAAACTCGCCTTTACAAAAGATCGAATTCATTTATCATCAAGTAACCCTGATTTGGGAGAAGCAAACGAAGAAATCGCCGCACAACATACAGGAGACGACTTTTCAACGGGGTTTAACGCCCGCTATTTGCTAGACGTCTTGAGTGCGATAGATGGGGAATTTCTGACTTTGCAGATGGAAACCCCGCTGAGTCCGTGCTTAATCCAGGAGCACGAGAATCCCAAATTCAAAGCCGTGGTTATGCCGGTCAAAGTCTAA